In one Butyrivibrio proteoclasticus B316 genomic region, the following are encoded:
- the mscL gene encoding large conductance mechanosensitive channel protein MscL, protein MKKAAGKGKSLAGEFREFIMRGNVMDMAVGVIIGGAFQKIISSLVDDIIMPVISLLTGGVDFNNKFVVLDGGDYATLEAAKEAGAATLNYGTFITVVINFVLMALVIFLLVKFMNNVSNKFAKEEAEAPATTKICPKCKSEINIEATKCPCCTSDL, encoded by the coding sequence ATGAAAAAAGCAGCTGGCAAGGGCAAGAGTCTTGCAGGGGAATTCCGTGAATTCATTATGCGCGGAAATGTAATGGATATGGCAGTCGGTGTTATTATCGGCGGTGCTTTCCAGAAAATAATTTCATCACTCGTAGATGATATTATTATGCCAGTTATCAGCCTTCTTACCGGTGGAGTAGATTTCAATAACAAATTTGTAGTTCTTGATGGCGGTGATTATGCTACTCTTGAGGCAGCCAAAGAGGCAGGAGCGGCTACTCTTAACTATGGAACATTTATTACTGTAGTTATCAACTTTGTGCTGATGGCACTTGTTATCTTTTTACTTGTTAAATTTATGAACAACGTTTCTAATAAGTTTGCCAAGGAAGAAGCAGAAGCACCGGCTACAACCAAGATTTGCCCTAAGTGTAAGAGTGAGATTAATATTGAAGCCACTAAATGTCCTTGCTGTACATCGGACTTATAA
- a CDS encoding calcium/sodium antiporter — MLLNLLLLIIGFVALVKGADYFVDGSATLAKVFRVPSLIIGLTIVALGTSAPELAVSSTAALQGSNEIALSNVVGSNMFNLLVVLGACALFCTVPGNKDIFKRDFPFSIIVTLLVFVFTLSGSVFAGGVFSHDMADNAGVIGRVEGAALIIIFVCYILWLIRAAKSNKTEESEEELMPVWKCLLFIILGLAAIVAGGQAVVYSAKEIARFFGMTETLIGLTVVAFGTSLPELVTSVIAARKNETGLAVGNVIGSNIFNLMLILGVSAVLHPVAVNFASFFDLIVLIFMSLITYLFLVSKKELNRPEGIIMILIYVAQIAFAIVR, encoded by the coding sequence ATGTTACTAAATCTGTTACTGTTAATTATTGGCTTTGTGGCTCTTGTTAAGGGAGCTGACTATTTTGTTGATGGCTCTGCTACACTTGCTAAAGTGTTCAGGGTACCTAGTCTTATTATTGGTCTTACGATCGTTGCACTTGGAACAAGTGCTCCTGAACTTGCGGTAAGTTCTACAGCTGCTCTTCAGGGATCTAATGAGATTGCCCTCAGTAATGTTGTGGGATCCAATATGTTCAATCTTCTTGTTGTACTTGGTGCGTGTGCTCTTTTTTGCACTGTTCCTGGTAACAAGGATATCTTTAAGAGAGATTTCCCTTTTTCAATTATTGTAACATTGCTTGTGTTTGTATTTACTCTTTCAGGAAGCGTGTTTGCCGGAGGAGTTTTTTCGCATGATATGGCTGACAATGCCGGCGTTATCGGAAGAGTAGAAGGTGCTGCTCTGATCATTATTTTTGTATGTTATATACTATGGCTTATCAGAGCCGCCAAGAGCAACAAGACAGAGGAGTCAGAGGAAGAACTGATGCCTGTTTGGAAATGCCTTTTATTCATTATTCTTGGACTTGCAGCTATTGTGGCCGGAGGTCAGGCAGTTGTTTATAGCGCCAAAGAGATAGCCAGATTCTTCGGAATGACAGAGACACTTATCGGTCTTACTGTTGTTGCTTTTGGAACTTCACTTCCTGAGCTTGTTACATCTGTTATTGCTGCCCGCAAGAATGAAACAGGGCTTGCTGTAGGAAATGTAATAGGATCGAATATTTTTAATCTGATGCTTATCCTTGGAGTTTCCGCAGTGCTTCATCCTGTGGCTGTTAATTTTGCATCATTTTTTGATCTTATTGTTCTTATATTTATGAGCCTTATTACATATCTTTTCCTTGTTAGTAAAAAAGAGCTCAACAGACCAGAAGGTATTATCATGATACTTATTTATGTAGCTCAGATTGCTTTTGCTATCGTGAGATAA
- a CDS encoding ABC transporter substrate-binding protein, with product MKMRRFIKKGLCLSLATVLAVSTYGCGKKSGSDDSILNEASKSSKDYVFATEIYDFAEYMSKINRVSNVGDRVYASTYNIDDHIEIYSFNSDGSDVETVKIPCTENENFAYISFDADGNIYGIDNVYSWSYEDEDGEMHIYDDAETPESSELENSADVEASLTEEPTASASAEATEITEAAEDVSEGEATEDVSSEDDFDSKMMPEESGDDEIYLVKYDKDGNLLEKVDLKAEFPQEEYISVNSFAVTDDGTCIMSLEQGIISYSSNKGFKKIIENKSTSDYLYYQLYKGFKGQLFVSYYDDNGNNLCTFDPESGTIGTPSKAITAYSEKSFFGGNGYDLYMSDSNGIFGYDIASDSMTKLVDYIDSDIESSGSIPSAAAISDGEFVACLPDADYNFYLARLTKVAPEDVKEKKIITLGGNYIDYDVRKLAFAFNKNNSEYKIKFVDYSSYATEENYNAGSEKLNMDIISGNTPDILVISDDLPVDSYINKGLFTDLTHYLQNDPDITENDMITNIVDAFKTGDKLYQLVPSFYFSTMIMKSKYAEGRDYLTFKDCDELMKSMGSNKQTAFGLETREGFLEQGIRYSGNTYIDWENKTCHFDSESFIEFLEFSKDFVEEYPDNVWEDYKDTLYRTDDALFCIMSFSDFREYQYWKQGMFGTDISFVGYPNDMGINNSIIYPSKRLAISSQSKNKDAAWEYLKMFLTEEYQDDCYCFPIRKSSYDKKAEEITHKPYYIEDGKKVEYEDTCYIGGQDIPLKPLSKDEVLEVTNFIKSLTLVNNYNSNVNNIIFEEASAYYSGQKSAKEAADIIQSRLSIYVNENS from the coding sequence ATGAAAATGAGGAGATTTATCAAGAAGGGGTTGTGTCTGTCGTTGGCAACAGTGCTTGCTGTCAGTACATATGGTTGTGGCAAGAAAAGTGGTTCGGATGACAGCATATTAAATGAAGCATCCAAGTCTTCCAAGGATTATGTATTTGCAACAGAGATTTATGACTTTGCAGAATATATGAGCAAGATAAACAGAGTTTCCAATGTGGGAGACAGGGTTTATGCTTCGACTTATAACATAGATGACCATATAGAAATCTATAGCTTTAATTCTGATGGCTCTGATGTTGAAACAGTAAAGATTCCTTGCACAGAAAATGAGAATTTTGCTTATATAAGCTTTGATGCAGATGGCAATATTTACGGAATTGACAATGTTTATTCCTGGAGCTATGAGGATGAAGATGGCGAAATGCATATTTACGATGATGCAGAAACTCCGGAAAGCTCTGAGCTGGAAAACAGTGCAGATGTGGAGGCATCTTTGACGGAAGAGCCGACAGCTTCGGCATCTGCAGAGGCAACTGAAATTACAGAGGCTGCTGAAGATGTTTCAGAAGGTGAAGCTACTGAAGATGTATCATCGGAAGATGACTTTGATTCTAAGATGATGCCTGAAGAATCCGGTGACGATGAAATATATCTTGTTAAATATGACAAGGATGGAAATCTTCTTGAAAAAGTTGATCTAAAAGCTGAATTCCCACAAGAAGAGTATATTTCAGTAAACAGTTTTGCTGTTACTGACGATGGAACTTGTATCATGAGTCTGGAACAGGGAATTATCAGTTATTCTTCTAATAAAGGCTTTAAGAAAATAATAGAGAATAAAAGCACCTCCGATTATTTGTACTATCAGCTTTATAAAGGCTTTAAAGGACAGCTGTTTGTTTCATATTATGATGATAACGGAAATAATCTGTGTACTTTTGACCCTGAATCCGGCACTATAGGAACTCCGTCTAAAGCAATAACCGCATATTCTGAGAAATCATTTTTTGGTGGTAATGGGTATGACCTTTACATGAGTGATAGTAACGGCATATTTGGTTATGATATTGCAAGTGATTCAATGACTAAGCTTGTTGATTATATTGATTCAGACATAGAAAGCAGTGGCTCTATTCCTTCTGCAGCTGCAATAAGTGATGGCGAATTTGTAGCATGCCTTCCTGATGCTGATTATAACTTCTACCTTGCAAGATTGACCAAAGTCGCCCCTGAAGATGTTAAGGAAAAGAAGATAATTACTCTTGGCGGAAACTATATTGATTATGATGTAAGAAAACTTGCTTTTGCATTTAATAAAAACAATAGTGAATATAAGATCAAGTTTGTTGACTATTCTTCATATGCTACCGAAGAGAACTATAATGCCGGATCAGAAAAGCTTAATATGGATATTATTTCGGGAAATACACCTGATATTCTTGTGATTTCTGATGATCTTCCAGTTGATAGTTATATCAACAAGGGCTTATTTACTGATCTTACTCACTACTTACAAAATGATCCTGATATTACAGAAAATGATATGATCACGAACATAGTTGATGCATTTAAGACAGGGGATAAGCTTTACCAGCTTGTTCCAAGCTTCTATTTTTCAACTATGATCATGAAGTCCAAGTATGCAGAAGGAAGAGACTATCTTACCTTTAAAGATTGTGATGAATTGATGAAATCAATGGGTTCAAACAAGCAGACAGCATTTGGTCTTGAGACCAGAGAGGGCTTCCTTGAGCAGGGAATCAGATATTCAGGAAATACTTATATTGACTGGGAAAATAAGACCTGTCACTTTGACAGTGAATCATTCATTGAATTCCTTGAATTCAGCAAGGACTTTGTAGAAGAATATCCTGATAATGTGTGGGAAGATTATAAAGATACTTTGTACAGGACTGATGATGCATTGTTCTGCATTATGTCCTTTAGTGATTTCCGCGAATATCAGTATTGGAAACAGGGAATGTTTGGAACGGATATTTCTTTTGTAGGATATCCAAATGATATGGGTATCAACAACTCAATCATTTATCCAAGCAAGCGCCTTGCAATTAGTTCACAGAGCAAGAATAAAGATGCCGCATGGGAATACCTTAAGATGTTCCTTACAGAAGAGTATCAGGATGATTGCTACTGTTTCCCTATCAGAAAATCAAGCTATGATAAAAAGGCTGAAGAGATTACTCACAAGCCATATTATATTGAAGATGGCAAGAAGGTGGAGTATGAGGATACATGCTACATTGGCGGCCAGGATATTCCTCTCAAGCCTCTATCTAAAGATGAGGTCCTGGAGGTAACCAATTTTATCAAGTCACTTACTCTTGTTAATAATTACAACTCAAATGTTAATAATATTATTTTTGAGGAAGCTTCGGCATATTACAGCGGTCAGAAGAGCGCTAAAGAGGCTGCAGATATCATTCAGAGCCGATTATCTATCTATGTAAATGAGAACAGCTGA
- a CDS encoding cellulose binding domain-containing protein: protein MKRSISMLICGLLVATSVASATSVTALAAPKIDPYGVVQAELNFGREGVVQSPEVYNNSKITVLTEIEAGDYWLVKDVDFSEGLSKISLTARADSASVIEVRKDGVDGEVLGNIKIGSTNGEFKTFSAKMKNLEGKHTIAFVGVVGNASVDYWSAEKGETATEPDPTPVYGSIDPYTTVEAESCVNRKFAAEMTSGNTTYLAIRADGYAVASNVDFSKGVAALIVNSKATKAAILEVRIDAVDGELLSSVKVNPTEEFVERAVKVSQNLQGTHDLYFVAKMAGATVHFDSWKAMTAPVKPNPDPEEPIDDPEPVVTDKVNPYTTVEAEDATVMEKLDVKTADGRTYVERLRPRVTYVVKNVEFDGAEKIAITYKSDCSHVLEIHDGDTYGPRLAFLNIPCSDYEWTTVYLNFPDLHGTYDLYFVPKHGVIDFDSWSIIKDGQTPDPVDPTPVDPDPVDPDPVDPDPTPVDPDPQPVAEGLTTEYTLNNWGSGYQVSVKVTNNSSQKVETWAVKVNKNDVGIDASWNIKVSEEGNYYVITPVEWNSVIEPGSSVEFGFQGSSHVNDKIELFAEGEVKDEPQPVDPDPVDPEPVDPDPTPVDPDPTPVDPDPVVINDDLTLDYTINGQGYVTINMAVVNNSSSSVNSWTLRIKKSQITIDSSWCVKIATDGEYYVITPEAWNSQINAGGSAFFGIQGSGLTGNTIDYILQ, encoded by the coding sequence ATGAAGAGAAGTATTTCAATGCTTATTTGTGGACTTTTAGTTGCAACTAGTGTAGCTTCTGCAACTAGCGTTACAGCTCTTGCAGCTCCTAAGATCGATCCTTACGGAGTAGTTCAGGCAGAGCTCAACTTTGGCAGAGAAGGCGTAGTACAGTCTCCTGAGGTATACAATAACAGCAAGATTACTGTTCTGACAGAAATTGAAGCCGGCGATTACTGGCTTGTTAAGGATGTTGATTTCAGCGAAGGCCTTTCTAAGATCTCACTTACAGCAAGAGCTGATTCTGCTTCTGTAATTGAAGTAAGAAAAGATGGTGTTGATGGAGAGGTTCTTGGAAATATCAAGATAGGTTCTACAAATGGCGAGTTTAAGACTTTTAGCGCCAAAATGAAGAATCTTGAGGGCAAACATACAATTGCTTTTGTCGGCGTTGTAGGAAATGCTTCTGTAGATTACTGGAGTGCTGAAAAGGGAGAGACTGCTACTGAGCCAGATCCAACACCTGTTTATGGTTCAATTGATCCTTATACAACAGTAGAAGCAGAGAGCTGTGTTAACAGAAAATTTGCAGCAGAGATGACTTCCGGCAATACTACATATCTTGCTATCAGAGCTGATGGTTACGCTGTAGCTTCAAATGTAGATTTCTCTAAAGGTGTAGCAGCACTTATAGTTAATTCTAAGGCTACAAAGGCAGCAATTCTTGAAGTAAGAATTGACGCTGTAGATGGAGAACTGCTTTCAAGTGTTAAGGTTAATCCAACTGAAGAATTTGTTGAGAGAGCTGTAAAGGTTTCTCAGAACCTTCAGGGAACTCATGACCTTTACTTTGTAGCCAAGATGGCAGGTGCTACAGTTCACTTTGATTCTTGGAAGGCTATGACAGCTCCTGTTAAGCCAAATCCTGATCCTGAAGAACCAATAGATGATCCGGAGCCTGTTGTTACTGATAAGGTTAATCCATATACTACAGTTGAGGCAGAAGATGCAACTGTTATGGAGAAACTTGATGTTAAAACTGCTGATGGCAGAACTTATGTTGAGAGACTTCGTCCTCGTGTTACATATGTAGTTAAGAATGTTGAGTTTGATGGCGCTGAGAAGATAGCTATTACTTACAAGTCAGATTGCTCTCACGTTCTTGAAATCCATGATGGAGATACTTATGGGCCAAGGCTTGCGTTCCTCAATATTCCATGCTCAGATTATGAGTGGACAACAGTATATCTGAACTTCCCGGATCTTCATGGTACATACGATCTTTATTTTGTTCCTAAGCATGGTGTTATAGATTTTGATTCATGGTCAATCATCAAAGATGGTCAGACTCCTGATCCGGTAGATCCAACACCAGTTGATCCTGATCCGGTTGATCCTGACCCTGTAGATCCAGACCCAACACCGGTAGATCCAGATCCACAGCCTGTAGCTGAAGGCTTAACAACTGAGTATACACTTAATAACTGGGGCTCAGGCTATCAGGTAAGTGTTAAGGTTACTAATAACTCATCTCAGAAGGTTGAGACTTGGGCAGTTAAGGTTAATAAAAATGATGTAGGTATCGATGCCAGCTGGAATATCAAGGTTTCAGAAGAAGGTAATTACTATGTTATCACTCCTGTAGAGTGGAACTCTGTAATTGAGCCAGGTAGTTCAGTAGAATTTGGTTTCCAGGGTTCATCACATGTAAATGATAAGATTGAATTGTTTGCTGAAGGTGAAGTGAAAGATGAACCACAGCCTGTTGACCCGGATCCAGTAGACCCTGAACCGGTAGATCCAGATCCTACACCAGTAGATCCAGACCCAACACCAGTAGATCCCGATCCAGTTGTAATTAATGATGATCTTACACTTGATTACACAATAAATGGACAGGGATATGTAACAATCAACATGGCAGTTGTTAATAACAGCAGCAGTTCAGTAAATAGCTGGACACTTAGAATTAAAAAGAGCCAGATTACAATTGATTCAAGCTGGTGCGTAAAGATTGCCACAGATGGAGAGTATTATGTAATTACTCCTGAGGCATGGAATTCTCAGATCAACGCTGGTGGTAGCGCATTCTTTGGAATCCAGGGCTCTGGCCTTACAGGAAATACAATTGATTACATACTTCAGTGA
- the mnmA gene encoding tRNA 2-thiouridine(34) synthase MnmA: MDGLEFKPVTETKVEKNTALIAMSGGVDSSVAAALTLKKGYNCIGCTMRLYENDMVGLDLLGTCCSIEDTKDARSVCDKLGIDYNIYHYEAEFRDKVIEPFVCSYERGETPNPCIRCNKYLKFDSLYKRARELGCDYIVTGHYARIEERDGHFYLLKAKDLNKDQSYVLYDLSEEQLRHTLFPLGEFTKPEVRAIAEENGFVTSHKSESQDICFVPDGDYAGMIHRYRGKDYPKGDFVDKDGNVLGTHDGIINYTIGQRRGLGIPADRRLYVTKLDVENNKVILADNIDLFKREMIIRDFHWITGSEPTNEFRCQAKIRYKHKEQPASVLPLGEKRARVVFDEAQRAITAGQSAVLYDGDIVLGGGIIDCVVD; the protein is encoded by the coding sequence ATGGATGGATTAGAATTTAAGCCTGTTACAGAAACAAAAGTTGAGAAGAATACTGCACTTATAGCCATGAGTGGTGGCGTTGACAGTAGCGTGGCAGCTGCTCTTACCCTTAAAAAGGGATATAACTGCATTGGCTGTACAATGAGACTTTATGAGAATGATATGGTCGGACTTGATCTTCTTGGAACCTGTTGCAGTATTGAAGACACCAAGGATGCCAGGTCTGTATGCGATAAACTTGGAATAGATTATAACATTTATCATTATGAAGCTGAGTTTAGGGATAAGGTTATTGAGCCCTTTGTTTGCAGCTATGAGCGTGGTGAAACCCCCAATCCCTGTATCAGATGTAATAAGTACCTTAAATTTGACAGTCTCTATAAGAGAGCAAGAGAGCTTGGCTGCGATTATATAGTTACCGGCCATTATGCAAGAATTGAGGAGCGTGACGGTCATTTTTATCTTCTAAAAGCCAAGGACTTGAATAAAGATCAGAGCTATGTGTTATACGATCTGTCTGAGGAACAGCTAAGGCATACTCTTTTTCCTCTTGGCGAATTTACCAAGCCTGAAGTCAGAGCAATCGCTGAGGAGAATGGCTTTGTGACCTCTCACAAAAGTGAGAGTCAGGATATCTGCTTTGTTCCTGATGGCGATTATGCCGGAATGATTCACAGATATCGCGGCAAGGACTATCCAAAGGGGGACTTTGTCGATAAAGATGGCAATGTTCTGGGAACTCATGATGGTATTATCAATTATACGATAGGCCAGAGGAGAGGACTTGGGATTCCTGCAGACAGAAGGTTGTATGTTACCAAACTCGATGTTGAGAACAATAAAGTCATACTTGCTGACAACATAGATTTATTCAAAAGAGAAATGATAATCAGAGATTTCCATTGGATTACCGGATCAGAGCCTACTAATGAGTTTAGATGTCAGGCCAAGATCAGGTACAAGCACAAAGAGCAGCCGGCATCAGTTCTTCCACTTGGAGAAAAAAGAGCCAGAGTTGTTTTTGATGAAGCTCAAAGAGCTATTACAGCCGGCCAGTCAGCTGTTCTGTATGATGGTGATATTGTTCTTGGAGGCGGTATCATTGACTGTGTTGTTGATTGA
- a CDS encoding ABC transporter permease, producing the protein MFFELIWKQIKKFFSNKKRNIVLIIIVVLLLIDVIMGMLCRIIVSHLPEQLAASRWDYDGNVAQVSLFFTEDRSIAPEDIKRIEYSMVKKLADAGVVAIDDKEKESAGGKKIVDTVELGGSDNSGSSDNSQSENNDVIKVYNSCYSAQGISNIVFENRTAENVISIGVDGDFFFFHPLELVSGSFFMADDLMKDKIVIDEDLAWQLFGSNDIVGQCVTIGGINHYVAGVVKRKEGRFNEAAGLTSSIVYMSYDSLSKYGEILSGKTMDKELSEDGLNANIGGINCYEIVCPSPVDGLLAKIIKECSGLDDKYINVVDNSDRFSFFKLLEVSSNFGIRSMWDKPIFYPYWENVARGYEDVLAILNMIRLISIVALAVLVAVLVVIAYRNKKWTVEGLLSYVADKKYELESKQKERLLASKDSE; encoded by the coding sequence ATGTTTTTTGAATTGATTTGGAAACAGATTAAGAAGTTTTTTTCTAATAAAAAAAGAAATATTGTCCTTATCATTATCGTGGTTTTACTGCTTATTGATGTTATCATGGGAATGCTCTGCAGGATAATTGTTTCGCATTTGCCAGAACAGCTTGCTGCAAGCAGATGGGACTATGACGGTAATGTTGCTCAGGTAAGCCTCTTTTTTACAGAAGACAGATCGATAGCTCCGGAAGATATTAAGAGAATCGAATACTCTATGGTTAAAAAGCTTGCCGATGCAGGAGTTGTAGCAATTGATGATAAAGAAAAAGAATCTGCAGGCGGGAAAAAAATAGTTGATACTGTAGAACTTGGCGGTAGTGATAATAGCGGAAGTTCTGATAACAGCCAGTCTGAAAACAATGATGTTATAAAAGTTTACAACAGCTGCTATAGTGCGCAGGGAATATCAAATATTGTTTTTGAAAATAGAACTGCTGAGAATGTTATCTCTATTGGAGTTGACGGTGATTTTTTCTTTTTCCATCCCCTTGAACTTGTAAGCGGGTCATTTTTTATGGCTGATGATCTTATGAAGGATAAGATTGTCATTGATGAGGATCTTGCGTGGCAGCTCTTTGGCTCTAATGATATAGTGGGGCAGTGCGTGACTATAGGCGGGATCAATCACTATGTCGCAGGAGTTGTAAAAAGAAAAGAAGGCAGATTTAATGAGGCTGCTGGGCTGACTTCCAGTATTGTGTATATGTCTTATGACTCTCTGTCAAAGTACGGAGAGATTTTAAGTGGTAAGACTATGGATAAAGAACTGTCAGAAGATGGCCTTAACGCCAATATAGGTGGCATCAACTGCTATGAAATTGTCTGCCCAAGCCCTGTAGATGGTCTTCTTGCCAAGATCATCAAGGAATGTTCAGGACTCGATGATAAGTATATCAATGTGGTTGATAATTCAGACAGATTTTCATTCTTTAAGCTTTTGGAAGTGAGTTCTAACTTTGGAATCAGAAGCATGTGGGACAAGCCTATTTTTTATCCATACTGGGAGAATGTGGCAAGAGGATATGAAGATGTGCTCGCCATATTGAACATGATCAGATTGATAAGCATAGTTGCCCTCGCAGTTTTGGTCGCAGTGCTTGTTGTGATTGCATATAGGAATAAAAAATGGACAGTTGAAGGGCTTCTTTCGTACGTGGCAGATAAAAAATATGAACTTGAGTCAAAACAAAAAGAAAGGCTTTTGGCATCTAAGGATAGCGAATAA